From a region of the Posidoniimonas corsicana genome:
- a CDS encoding diacylglycerol/lipid kinase family protein has protein sequence MPQLTRTPVYVLRNAAAGPANPEDFLPQQLQQMFGEELVVVETHTPEEGEQAVREACAEARIIVVAGGDGTINSVINTMMRCDRRPPLGLVPLGTGNNLCRALGVPLDPLSAYAALGSDQRVTIDLARASFAGSERYYACVASGGNSDRVIECLKHEEKAAWGPWCYLRSALPVMADLQAYHVSLEHDDGVLETPLWNIIVANGAFAAGGLRVAPRASMTDGLLDVVAVRDGTPLDLAALSAEFFLGDYLEDQRVTHLRTRRLRVEAQPELRFLADGEMLVGQPFEFEAVPAAIEVVVPR, from the coding sequence ATGCCACAGCTCACCCGAACGCCGGTCTACGTCTTGCGGAACGCTGCGGCGGGTCCCGCGAACCCCGAGGACTTTTTGCCGCAGCAGCTCCAGCAGATGTTCGGCGAGGAGCTAGTGGTCGTCGAGACCCACACGCCGGAAGAGGGTGAGCAGGCGGTGCGCGAGGCGTGCGCCGAGGCCCGCATCATCGTCGTCGCCGGCGGGGACGGCACCATCAACTCGGTCATCAACACCATGATGCGTTGCGACCGCCGTCCCCCGTTGGGCCTCGTGCCCTTGGGCACCGGGAACAACCTGTGCCGCGCGTTGGGCGTGCCGCTCGACCCGCTGTCGGCGTACGCGGCGCTCGGGTCCGACCAGCGCGTGACCATCGACCTGGCCAGGGCGTCGTTCGCGGGGAGTGAGCGCTACTACGCCTGCGTGGCGAGCGGCGGAAACAGCGACCGAGTGATCGAGTGCCTGAAGCACGAGGAGAAGGCGGCCTGGGGCCCGTGGTGCTACCTCCGCAGCGCGTTGCCGGTGATGGCGGACCTGCAGGCCTACCACGTCAGCCTGGAGCACGACGACGGCGTGCTTGAAACGCCGCTCTGGAACATCATCGTGGCGAACGGCGCGTTCGCCGCCGGCGGGCTGCGGGTCGCGCCCCGCGCCAGCATGACCGACGGGCTGCTGGACGTGGTCGCGGTTCGCGACGGCACCCCGCTCGACCTGGCGGCCCTGAGCGCCGAGTTCTTCCTCGGCGACTACCTGGAGGACCAACGCGTCACGCACCTGCGGACCCGCCGGCTGCGGGTCGAGGCGCAGCCCGAGCTCCGTTTCCTGGCCGACGGCGAGATGCTCGTGGGGCAGCCGTTCGAGTTCGAGGCGGTCCCCGCCGCGATCGAGGTGGTAGTCCCCCGATAA
- a CDS encoding LysR family transcriptional regulator translates to MDTDQLRQFLRVAERGNITHASEELGVSQPTLSRSIQRLEEEFGQPLLERRTRSIALTDAGRLLESRAKQVLQILDDAKTQIADDGQSGQLRIASIPTVAPYFLPDFLRCFHNDYPDAMLVVQEDTTDKLVQRCKDGEIDLAVLALPISAKYLQTEPLFSEPLLLVTATDHPLATKAEVTLEDVEPCAFILLDEAHCLTENVVSFCRQRSIQPVAVERTSQLTTVQELVSLGHGVSMIPAMARRLDESPNRVYRTLAGEVPNRTIAMLWNPYRFESKLQRALKERLRSYAAEFEARLTDGLP, encoded by the coding sequence ATGGACACGGATCAACTCAGGCAGTTTCTGCGTGTGGCCGAACGGGGGAACATCACCCACGCCAGCGAGGAGTTGGGCGTCTCGCAGCCGACGCTAAGCCGCTCAATCCAGCGGCTCGAGGAGGAGTTCGGCCAGCCGCTGCTGGAGCGTCGCACGCGTTCGATTGCGCTGACCGACGCGGGCCGGCTGCTGGAGTCCCGCGCCAAGCAGGTGCTGCAAATCCTGGACGACGCCAAGACCCAGATCGCCGACGACGGGCAGAGCGGGCAGCTGCGGATTGCCTCGATCCCGACCGTGGCGCCGTATTTCCTGCCAGACTTCCTGCGGTGCTTCCACAACGACTACCCCGATGCGATGCTGGTTGTGCAGGAAGACACCACCGACAAGCTGGTGCAGCGGTGCAAGGACGGCGAGATCGACTTGGCGGTGCTGGCGCTGCCGATCTCTGCCAAGTACCTCCAGACCGAGCCGCTCTTCAGCGAGCCGCTGCTGTTGGTCACCGCCACCGACCACCCGCTGGCCACGAAGGCCGAGGTGACGCTGGAGGATGTGGAGCCGTGTGCGTTCATCCTGCTCGACGAGGCCCACTGCCTGACGGAGAACGTGGTGTCGTTCTGCCGGCAGCGGTCGATCCAGCCGGTGGCCGTCGAGCGGACCAGCCAACTGACCACGGTTCAGGAGCTGGTGTCGTTGGGGCACGGCGTGTCGATGATCCCGGCCATGGCGCGGCGGCTCGACGAATCGCCCAACCGGGTCTACCGCACGCTGGCCGGCGAGGTCCCCAACCGCACCATCGCGATGCTGTGGAACCCCTACCGGTTCGAGAGCAAGCTGCAGCGGGCGCTCAAGGAACGCCTGCGGTCGTATGCCGCAGAGTTCGAGGCCCGGCTGACCGACGGCCTGCCTTGA
- a CDS encoding lysophospholipid acyltransferase family protein has product MQGASASDYFDQPEQHLTDEQRRWLRPLGPVRSRLRRLFIAINRRLMRLLFRFTVRGLDRLPAEGPLVIAPNHTSSLDGAALFAALDNATLDKTRWAGRRGAVLRHAVRRFFNRLAKTVPIERKASALAAAAAVLERDENLVWFPEGTRTIDGRLQELKPGVGLLMVRLGVPVAPVWLEGAYYALRPHTLRLRLGSPIEVRIGRPLAAADLDLDGLDDEQQVNRCIEELRQRLEALRDGQESSDGA; this is encoded by the coding sequence ATGCAGGGCGCCTCCGCAAGCGACTACTTCGACCAGCCGGAGCAGCACCTGACCGACGAGCAGCGCCGCTGGCTCCGCCCGCTGGGGCCGGTGCGTTCGCGGTTGCGGCGGCTGTTTATCGCGATCAACCGCCGGCTGATGCGACTGCTGTTCCGGTTCACGGTCCGTGGCCTCGACCGGCTGCCGGCCGAGGGGCCATTGGTCATCGCCCCCAACCATACCAGCTCGCTGGACGGCGCGGCGCTGTTCGCCGCCCTTGACAACGCCACCCTCGACAAGACCCGCTGGGCCGGCCGGCGGGGCGCCGTGCTGCGGCACGCGGTGCGGCGGTTTTTTAATAGGTTAGCAAAAACGGTGCCTATCGAGCGTAAGGCCTCGGCGTTGGCGGCCGCGGCGGCCGTGCTCGAGCGCGACGAAAACCTAGTCTGGTTCCCCGAGGGCACCCGCACCATCGACGGCCGGCTCCAGGAGCTGAAGCCCGGCGTGGGGCTGCTGATGGTGCGTCTCGGCGTGCCGGTGGCGCCGGTCTGGCTGGAGGGCGCTTACTACGCGCTGCGGCCGCACACGCTGCGGCTGCGGCTGGGGTCGCCGATCGAGGTCCGCATCGGACGCCCCCTGGCGGCCGCCGATCTCGACCTCGACGGCCTGGACGACGAACAGCAGGTCAACCGCTGCATCGAGGAGCTCCGCCAGCGGCTCGAAGCGCTCCGCGATGGCCAAGAATCTTCCGATGGCGCGTAA
- a CDS encoding GH39 family glycosyl hydrolase — translation MDPRAAYLTLALSCVVGLAGLPRCSAQQDGPFSVSIKVDADQTQDELRRIWRFFGADEPNYAYMKDGRKLLGQLGDMAPGEVFFRTHNLLNTGPAYPALKWGSTNAYTEDADGGPVYDWEIVDLIFDTYLKRGVRPYVQLGFMPQALSTRPEPYAHSWRPGMPYEEVYTGWAYPPNDYEKWGELAYQWAQHCVDRYGREEVESWWWETWNEPNIGYWRGTQEEFNKLHDYAIAGVLRALPTARIGGPDVAGDGGDFARNFYRHCLEGTNHATGEQGTRLDFVSFHAKGAPRWEGDHIRMGIANQLRTIDRGFGIVAEFPQLRDTPIVIGESDPEGCAACQGDQFSYRNGTMYSSYTAASFARKHDLADKHGINFAGALTWAFTFEDQPYFAGFRQLASNGLAMPVLNVFRMMSKMDGQRVTAESSGQLPLERIMRRGVRREPDVGALASRTDNSVAVLVWHYHDDDLAGPDAAVALKIDGLPDSLAKAKLSHYRVDKQHSNSYDAWLRMGKPVAPGRRQYAELEQASRLAELHEPREVEASDGAATVDFELPRQGVSLVVLSWD, via the coding sequence ATGGACCCTCGCGCCGCCTACCTCACCCTCGCCCTTTCTTGCGTCGTTGGTCTCGCCGGCCTGCCGCGTTGCTCCGCCCAGCAGGACGGCCCGTTCTCGGTGTCCATCAAGGTCGACGCCGACCAAACGCAGGACGAGCTGCGGCGGATCTGGCGGTTCTTCGGCGCCGACGAGCCCAACTACGCCTACATGAAGGACGGCCGCAAGCTGCTCGGCCAGCTCGGCGATATGGCGCCGGGCGAGGTGTTCTTCCGCACGCACAACCTGCTCAACACCGGGCCCGCGTACCCGGCGCTCAAGTGGGGCAGCACCAACGCCTACACCGAAGACGCCGATGGCGGCCCGGTCTACGACTGGGAGATCGTCGACCTGATATTCGACACCTACCTCAAGCGGGGCGTGCGGCCGTACGTGCAGCTCGGCTTCATGCCGCAGGCGCTCTCCACCCGGCCCGAACCCTACGCCCACAGCTGGCGCCCCGGCATGCCCTACGAGGAGGTGTACACCGGCTGGGCCTACCCACCCAACGACTACGAGAAGTGGGGCGAGCTGGCCTACCAGTGGGCCCAGCACTGCGTCGACCGCTACGGCCGCGAGGAGGTGGAGTCCTGGTGGTGGGAGACCTGGAACGAGCCCAACATCGGCTACTGGCGGGGCACCCAGGAGGAGTTCAACAAGCTGCACGACTACGCGATCGCCGGCGTGCTCCGCGCGCTGCCGACCGCCCGCATCGGCGGGCCCGACGTGGCCGGCGACGGCGGCGACTTCGCCCGCAACTTCTACCGCCACTGCCTGGAGGGCACGAACCACGCTACCGGCGAGCAGGGCACGCGGCTGGACTTTGTGTCGTTCCACGCCAAGGGCGCGCCCCGCTGGGAGGGCGACCACATCCGCATGGGCATCGCCAACCAGCTGCGGACCATCGACCGCGGCTTCGGCATCGTGGCCGAGTTTCCGCAGCTCCGCGACACGCCGATCGTGATCGGCGAGTCCGACCCGGAGGGCTGCGCCGCCTGCCAGGGCGATCAGTTCAGCTACCGCAACGGCACGATGTACTCCAGCTACACCGCCGCCAGCTTCGCCCGCAAGCACGACTTGGCCGACAAGCACGGGATCAACTTCGCCGGCGCGCTGACCTGGGCGTTCACGTTCGAGGACCAGCCCTACTTCGCCGGCTTCCGCCAGCTGGCCAGCAACGGGCTGGCAATGCCGGTGCTCAACGTGTTCCGCATGATGAGCAAGATGGACGGCCAGCGGGTCACGGCCGAGAGCTCGGGGCAGCTCCCGCTCGAGCGGATCATGCGGCGCGGCGTCCGCCGTGAGCCGGACGTCGGCGCCCTGGCCAGCCGCACGGACAACTCGGTGGCCGTGCTGGTGTGGCACTACCACGACGACGACCTGGCCGGCCCCGACGCGGCGGTTGCGCTGAAGATCGACGGCCTGCCCGACTCGCTCGCCAAGGCCAAGCTGAGCCACTACCGCGTCGACAAGCAGCACAGCAACAGCTACGACGCCTGGCTGCGGATGGGCAAACCGGTCGCCCCCGGCCGCCGGCAGTACGCCGAACTCGAGCAGGCGTCGCGGCTTGCCGAGCTGCACGAGCCACGCGAAGTCGAAGCGTCCGACGGCGCCGCGACCGTCGACTTCGAGCTGCCACGCCAAGGCGTGTCGCTGGTGGTGCTGAGCTGGGACTGA
- the wrbA gene encoding NAD(P)H:quinone oxidoreductase → MKVAVVFYSTYGHVYQLAQAIADGASGVDGADAELYQVAETLPDEVLKKMGALEARKAFADVPEATTDVLAEADAVVFGTPTRFGNMAAQMRTFLDSTGGLWKKGALVGKVGSVFASTATQHGGQETTITSFHTTLLHHGMVVVGVPYSCPELSEMGEITGGTPYGATTLAKDDGSRQPSENELAIARFQGRHVAEIAKKLAG, encoded by the coding sequence ATGAAGGTTGCTGTCGTCTTTTACAGCACGTACGGACACGTCTACCAGCTCGCCCAGGCAATCGCCGATGGCGCGAGCGGCGTTGATGGCGCCGACGCAGAGCTCTACCAGGTCGCCGAGACGCTCCCCGACGAGGTGCTCAAAAAAATGGGCGCCTTGGAGGCCCGAAAGGCGTTCGCTGACGTGCCCGAGGCCACCACCGACGTGCTCGCCGAGGCGGACGCGGTCGTGTTCGGCACGCCGACCCGCTTTGGCAATATGGCCGCCCAGATGCGAACGTTCCTCGACTCGACGGGCGGGCTGTGGAAGAAGGGCGCGCTGGTGGGAAAGGTCGGCAGCGTGTTCGCCTCGACCGCGACTCAGCACGGCGGCCAAGAGACCACCATCACCAGCTTCCACACTACGCTGCTGCACCACGGCATGGTGGTGGTTGGGGTTCCCTACAGCTGCCCGGAGCTCTCGGAGATGGGCGAGATCACCGGCGGAACGCCCTACGGCGCCACGACGCTGGCCAAAGATGACGGCTCGCGTCAGCCCTCGGAGAACGAACTCGCCATCGCCCGCTTCCAGGGCAGGCACGTAGCCGAGATCGCCAAGAAGCTGGCCGGGTAA
- a CDS encoding catalase encodes MSDTKKNEALGKGGELHQHAASPEGRLTSNQGVAVSDDQNTLTVGPRGPQLLEDHLLREKITHFDHERIPERVVHARGYGAHGYFQAYESHAKLTKADFLQDPAVQTPVFVRFSTVAGSAGSPDAARDVRGFAVKFYTSEGNYDLVGNNIPVFFIQDAIKFPDLIHSVKPAPDRDFPQAQSAHDTFWDFVSLIPESMHMLMWVMSDRAIPRSFRMMEGFGVHTFRMINEQGDVTLVKFHWRPKLGTFSLVWDEAVVINGADPDFHRRDLWNAIESGDYPEWELCVQAFTEEEAAGFNFDVLDPTKLVPEELVPLTPLGKMVLNRNVDNFFAETEQVAFCPSHVVPGIDFSNDPLLQGRLFSYLDTQLSRLGSPNFHQIPINQPKCPISNFQRDGHMQTFVPTGRVANEPNTLDDGAPRECPKTGFSSAPVPEAGDKMRTRPESFADHYTQARQFYRSMLDVEQEHIAGGLAFELGKCKELKVRKRMLGHLKLIDEGLCEDVSKKLGMVGMADDIKPAAPVRDSEPSPALSQYKKAPQTLMGKKVGLLTTDGVDAKWLASLQKAVEEEGATLAIIAPAAGPFADSSGGEVTPDDFLDGAPSALFDCVVVAPTADDSAMLGKQQAAANWLRMAHGHLKVIGYTKAAESLLDDAGVPAEAGQGVVAVDGGFGDFIDWSKKHRVWDRP; translated from the coding sequence GTGTCAGATACAAAGAAAAACGAAGCGCTCGGCAAGGGCGGGGAGCTCCACCAGCACGCCGCGTCGCCCGAGGGTAGGCTGACGTCCAACCAGGGGGTGGCGGTCAGCGACGATCAGAACACGCTGACGGTCGGACCCCGCGGGCCGCAGCTGCTGGAGGACCACCTGCTGCGTGAGAAGATCACGCACTTCGACCACGAGCGCATCCCGGAACGTGTGGTCCACGCCCGGGGCTACGGCGCCCACGGCTATTTCCAGGCCTACGAGTCGCACGCCAAGCTCACCAAGGCGGACTTCCTGCAGGACCCCGCGGTGCAGACGCCGGTGTTCGTGCGGTTCTCGACGGTCGCCGGCAGCGCGGGCTCGCCAGACGCGGCGCGGGACGTGCGCGGCTTCGCGGTGAAGTTCTACACCAGCGAGGGCAACTACGACCTGGTCGGCAACAACATCCCGGTGTTCTTCATCCAGGACGCCATCAAGTTCCCGGACCTGATCCACAGCGTCAAACCGGCGCCGGACCGCGACTTCCCCCAGGCGCAGTCCGCGCACGACACCTTCTGGGACTTCGTGTCGTTGATCCCCGAGAGCATGCACATGCTGATGTGGGTCATGTCGGACCGGGCCATCCCCCGCTCGTTCCGCATGATGGAGGGGTTCGGCGTGCACACCTTCCGGATGATCAACGAGCAGGGCGACGTCACGCTGGTCAAGTTCCACTGGCGGCCGAAGCTCGGCACGTTCTCGCTCGTCTGGGACGAGGCGGTCGTGATCAACGGCGCCGACCCCGACTTCCACCGCCGCGACCTGTGGAACGCGATCGAGTCGGGCGACTACCCGGAGTGGGAGCTGTGCGTGCAGGCCTTCACCGAGGAGGAGGCCGCGGGCTTCAACTTCGACGTGCTCGACCCCACCAAGCTGGTCCCCGAGGAGCTCGTGCCGCTCACCCCGCTCGGCAAGATGGTCCTCAACCGCAACGTGGACAACTTCTTCGCCGAGACCGAGCAGGTGGCGTTCTGCCCGTCGCACGTGGTGCCAGGCATCGACTTCTCGAACGACCCGCTGCTGCAGGGCCGGTTGTTCAGCTACCTCGACACCCAGCTCTCGCGGCTCGGCAGCCCCAACTTCCACCAGATCCCGATCAACCAGCCGAAGTGCCCGATCAGCAACTTCCAACGCGACGGTCACATGCAGACGTTCGTGCCGACCGGCCGGGTCGCCAACGAGCCCAACACCCTGGACGACGGAGCGCCGCGCGAGTGCCCCAAGACCGGCTTCTCCAGCGCACCCGTCCCCGAAGCGGGCGACAAGATGCGAACGCGGCCGGAGAGCTTCGCGGACCACTACACGCAGGCGAGGCAGTTCTACCGCTCGATGCTGGACGTGGAGCAGGAGCACATCGCCGGCGGCCTGGCGTTCGAGCTCGGCAAGTGCAAGGAGCTGAAGGTCCGCAAGCGGATGCTGGGCCACCTGAAGCTAATCGACGAGGGGCTGTGCGAGGACGTGTCGAAGAAGCTCGGCATGGTCGGCATGGCGGACGACATCAAGCCCGCCGCCCCGGTGCGCGACTCGGAACCATCGCCCGCGTTATCGCAATACAAGAAGGCGCCGCAGACGCTGATGGGCAAGAAGGTCGGCCTGCTGACCACCGACGGCGTCGACGCCAAATGGCTGGCGTCGCTGCAGAAGGCGGTCGAGGAGGAGGGCGCCACGCTGGCCATCATCGCCCCGGCCGCCGGCCCGTTCGCCGACAGCAGCGGCGGCGAGGTCACGCCCGACGACTTCCTCGACGGCGCCCCGTCGGCCCTGTTCGACTGCGTTGTCGTGGCGCCCACCGCGGACGACTCGGCCATGCTCGGCAAGCAGCAGGCGGCCGCCAACTGGCTGCGGATGGCCCACGGGCACCTCAAGGTGATCGGCTACACCAAGGCCGCCGAGTCGCTGCTCGACGACGCCGGCGTCCCGGCCGAGGCGGGGCAGGGCGTTGTGGCGGTGGACGGGGGCTTCGGCGACTTTATCGACTGGTCCAAGAAGCACCGGGTGTGGGACCGCCCGTAG
- a CDS encoding metallophosphoesterase family protein, translated as MLTLMQISDLHFGPHYLPKVGEATLRAAHDLRPGVLVVSGDFTQRAKPVEYQAARRFLDDLPAAPQVVTPGNHDVPLYRVWERLTEPYKHYRHYISEELDSVLRVEGACVVSLNSAAPYHAITNGRIRNHQLDYCAEQFQRAGDGELRVVVAHHHFAPAPDYEQTDVMPRAKRAMDRFESVGVDLIMGGHLHRAYIGNSLDIYPGSRRQRGVIICQSGTTTSRRGRAREREKNSFNLVEVSDRSITITHWMYFSDTDGFEPISTHRFPRWPNRNLSA; from the coding sequence ATGCTCACGCTAATGCAAATCTCGGACCTTCACTTCGGCCCGCACTACCTGCCGAAGGTGGGCGAGGCGACCCTCCGCGCCGCGCACGACCTGCGGCCCGGCGTGCTGGTGGTGAGCGGTGATTTTACCCAGCGCGCTAAGCCGGTGGAGTACCAGGCGGCCCGCCGGTTCCTGGACGACCTGCCGGCGGCGCCGCAGGTCGTCACGCCCGGCAACCACGACGTGCCGCTTTACCGGGTGTGGGAGCGGCTGACCGAGCCGTACAAGCACTACCGCCACTACATCAGCGAGGAGCTGGACAGCGTGCTGCGGGTGGAGGGCGCGTGTGTGGTGTCGCTCAACTCGGCGGCGCCCTACCACGCGATCACCAACGGCCGGATCCGCAACCACCAGCTCGACTACTGCGCCGAGCAGTTCCAGCGGGCCGGCGACGGCGAGCTACGCGTCGTGGTGGCGCACCACCACTTCGCCCCCGCGCCGGACTACGAGCAGACCGACGTGATGCCGCGGGCCAAGCGGGCGATGGACCGGTTCGAGTCGGTGGGCGTCGACCTGATCATGGGCGGGCACCTGCACCGCGCGTACATCGGCAACTCGCTGGACATCTACCCCGGCTCGCGGCGCCAGCGGGGCGTCATTATCTGCCAGTCGGGCACCACCACGTCGCGGCGGGGCCGCGCCCGCGAGCGCGAGAAGAACTCGTTCAACCTGGTGGAGGTCAGCGACCGCTCGATTACGATTACGCACTGGATGTACTTCTCGGACACCGACGGATTTGAGCCGATCAGCACGCACCGGTTCCCGCGGTGGCCAAACCGCAACCTCTCGGCGTAG